The following proteins come from a genomic window of Proteiniphilum propionicum:
- a CDS encoding ABC transporter ATP-binding protein, producing the protein MKGIFNILRRFLPPYKKYVFLAFVLNILTAILNVFSLATIIPILQVLFKVNTKTFSFIPWKGTDYSFVDTTLNNVNWYVTQLIDTHGSSFTLMALAIILIVMTFLKTGTAYLGSYFIIPVRTGVVKDIRNRINDKILTLPIGFFTEERKGDILARISGDVNEVENSVMSSLDMLFKNPILILIYLTTMTILSWQLTLFVLVVLPVMGYVMGQVGKTLKRSSLDAQNRWGELMSQVEETLSGLRVIKAFNAENKISRRFCAGSDDFRRMSNRIARRQQLAHPMSELLGTITIAIVLWFGGSLILSGNGIIDAATFIYYLTIFYSIINPAKEFSKSAYAVQRGLASMERIDKILDAKNTICDPEQPSKISFNKNINYKDIWFRYKNDWVIEGVSLNIEKGQTIALVGQSGSGKSTMADLLPRFYDIQKGGVYIDGINIKDVRLRDLRSLIGYVNQEAILFNDTFYNNIAFGVADAKESQIIEAAKIANAHDFIMATEKGYHSNIGDRGGKLSGGQRQRISIARAILKDPEILILDEATSALDTDSERLVQEALENLMRNRTTIVIAHRLSTIKNADVIYVMNEGKIVESGKHTSLYELGGYYTKLCDMQIDFSE; encoded by the coding sequence ATGAAAGGTATCTTCAATATTTTAAGACGGTTTCTGCCACCTTATAAGAAATATGTTTTCCTGGCATTTGTACTCAACATACTAACCGCCATACTGAATGTCTTTTCATTGGCGACAATTATTCCTATTCTTCAGGTTTTATTCAAGGTGAATACAAAAACATTTTCATTCATCCCCTGGAAAGGGACAGACTACTCTTTTGTAGATACCACGCTTAACAATGTAAACTGGTATGTTACTCAGCTTATTGATACTCATGGCAGCAGTTTTACATTGATGGCACTGGCAATCATACTCATTGTAATGACATTTTTGAAAACAGGTACTGCTTATTTAGGGTCGTATTTCATCATTCCAGTAAGAACCGGCGTGGTGAAAGATATCCGGAACCGGATAAACGACAAGATTCTCACACTACCCATCGGCTTTTTCACTGAGGAGAGAAAAGGTGATATACTGGCAAGAATATCCGGAGATGTGAATGAGGTAGAGAATTCTGTAATGAGCTCACTTGATATGCTGTTCAAAAATCCCATACTCATACTTATCTATCTTACTACAATGACAATATTAAGCTGGCAGCTCACACTTTTTGTACTAGTTGTTCTGCCAGTTATGGGCTATGTAATGGGGCAGGTGGGCAAAACCCTGAAAAGGAGTTCTCTCGATGCACAAAACAGGTGGGGTGAGCTAATGTCGCAGGTGGAGGAGACTTTAAGTGGCTTAAGGGTCATAAAGGCGTTTAATGCAGAAAACAAAATTTCAAGACGATTTTGTGCCGGTAGCGATGATTTCAGGAGAATGTCAAACAGGATAGCCCGCAGGCAGCAGCTGGCGCATCCAATGAGTGAACTGTTAGGCACCATTACAATTGCTATTGTGCTTTGGTTTGGAGGGTCGCTAATCCTAAGCGGAAACGGTATAATAGATGCCGCAACTTTTATTTACTATCTGACAATTTTCTACAGTATCATCAATCCGGCCAAAGAATTCTCTAAGTCGGCCTATGCAGTACAACGCGGCCTTGCATCAATGGAACGTATCGACAAAATACTGGATGCGAAGAATACTATCTGTGATCCTGAACAACCATCAAAAATATCTTTCAATAAGAATATAAACTATAAAGATATTTGGTTCAGATATAAAAACGACTGGGTAATAGAGGGAGTAAGCCTGAATATTGAGAAGGGGCAAACCATAGCCCTGGTAGGACAATCTGGTTCGGGTAAATCCACAATGGCCGATCTGTTGCCACGTTTCTATGATATTCAGAAAGGCGGTGTATATATCGACGGTATAAACATAAAAGATGTTAGACTACGGGACTTGCGATCACTTATAGGTTATGTGAACCAGGAAGCGATACTCTTTAATGACACTTTTTACAATAACATCGCTTTTGGTGTTGCTGATGCAAAAGAGAGCCAGATTATTGAAGCAGCCAAGATAGCAAATGCACACGACTTTATCATGGCAACAGAGAAGGGATACCACTCAAATATAGGAGATAGGGGCGGAAAACTTTCAGGTGGCCAGAGGCAACGTATAAGCATTGCAAGGGCTATTTTAAAAGATCCTGAAATCCTGATTCTGGATGAAGCCACTTCTGCTCTGGATACAGATTCGGAGAGACTAGTACAGGAGGCATTGGAAAACCTTATGAGAAACCGCACAACAATAGTGATTGCCCACAGGCTGTCAACTATCAAGAATGCCGACGTAATTTATGTGATGAATGAGGGAA
- a CDS encoding shikimate dehydrogenase family protein, with translation MDTYGLIGFPLKHSFSAKFFTEKFMRENIDAEYLNFELEDILDIRRVILFNQHLKGLNVTIPYKEKVIPFLHDISPEAERIGAVNVIRIERKPGDMYYYKLTGYNTDYTGFKNSLNPILKADVHRKALILGTGGASKAVAQALKDLNIDWTYVSRSKGDNRLTYNELTSAIILDHKLIVNASPVGTFPDVDNCPDIPYQYLTTGHLLYDLVYNPETTLFLKKGKEQGAVIKNGKEMLELQALAAWEIWNN, from the coding sequence ATGGATACTTACGGACTGATTGGTTTTCCGCTTAAACACTCTTTCTCGGCAAAATTCTTCACTGAGAAGTTCATGCGGGAGAATATTGATGCTGAATACCTGAATTTCGAACTGGAGGATATCTTGGATATTCGTCGAGTTATACTTTTTAATCAGCATCTGAAGGGTCTGAATGTTACAATTCCCTACAAAGAAAAAGTGATTCCATTTTTGCACGATATCTCCCCCGAAGCAGAAAGAATTGGTGCCGTCAACGTGATCAGGATTGAGAGAAAGCCCGGAGACATGTATTACTACAAGCTTACAGGTTACAATACCGACTATACCGGATTTAAAAACTCTCTTAACCCTATATTGAAGGCAGATGTTCACAGAAAAGCATTGATTCTGGGTACGGGAGGTGCGTCAAAGGCTGTTGCGCAAGCTCTTAAAGACTTGAACATCGATTGGACATATGTCTCTCGTTCTAAAGGTGATAACAGGCTCACATACAACGAACTTACATCCGCCATTATATTGGACCATAAACTTATTGTGAATGCTTCACCTGTAGGTACTTTCCCGGATGTAGACAACTGTCCCGATATTCCATATCAGTATCTTACAACCGGTCATCTACTTTATGACCTGGTTTATAACCCTGAAACGACACTTTTCCTAAAAAAGGGGAAAGAGCAGGGGGCAGTTATTAAAAACGGTAAAGAGATGTTGGAGCTTCAGGCTCTGGCAGCATGGGAAATTTGGAATAATTAA
- the ubiE gene encoding bifunctional demethylmenaquinone methyltransferase/2-methoxy-6-polyprenyl-1,4-benzoquinol methylase UbiE, whose product MSYKVERVNPYHPDKPKKEQIIHMFNEIAPGYDKLNGALSLGIDNYWRSDALKVLKKYPHHQILDIATGTGDFAILAQKILKPEKIMAVDISEGMMSIGRRKVKAGGLDDIITFEKQDCAEMNFPDNSFDASTIAFGVRNFEDIDKSFKEVLRVLKPGGVFLFIELTTPGKTPMKQLYSAYTKYVMPVLSGILATEQRAYEYLPESIAAFPQGREMMLILKKNGFTNIRLRRYTLGITTLYIAEKPVL is encoded by the coding sequence ATGAGTTATAAAGTAGAAAGGGTAAATCCTTACCATCCCGATAAGCCAAAGAAAGAGCAGATTATTCACATGTTCAATGAAATTGCTCCGGGATATGATAAGCTTAATGGTGCACTATCACTGGGTATTGATAATTACTGGCGCAGTGATGCCCTTAAGGTGTTGAAAAAATACCCTCACCATCAGATACTGGACATTGCTACTGGCACCGGTGATTTCGCTATTCTGGCACAGAAGATCCTGAAACCTGAAAAGATCATGGCTGTTGATATCTCAGAAGGGATGATGTCGATTGGCCGCCGCAAAGTGAAAGCAGGAGGACTTGACGATATCATAACTTTCGAAAAACAGGATTGCGCAGAGATGAACTTTCCTGATAACAGCTTCGATGCTTCCACCATAGCATTTGGGGTACGTAACTTCGAAGATATAGACAAAAGTTTCAAAGAGGTGCTTCGTGTTTTGAAGCCGGGAGGGGTATTTCTATTTATTGAACTTACAACACCCGGCAAAACACCGATGAAACAGCTCTATTCTGCTTATACCAAATATGTAATGCCTGTTTTGTCAGGTATCCTCGCAACCGAACAGAGGGCATATGAATATCTTCCCGAGTCTATTGCAGCTTTTCCACAGGGAAGAGAAATGATGCTTATCCTGAAGAAAAACGGGTTTACAAACATACGCTTAAGACGATATACGCTTGGTATTACAACATTATACATTGCAGAGAAACCGGTTTTATAA
- a CDS encoding phosphoribosylaminoimidazolesuccinocarboxamide synthase, whose product MNTLTKTNYNFPGQSGVYYGKVRDVYSIGSDTLVMITTDRISAFDVVLPKGIPYKGQVLNQIAADFLDATSDIVPNWKTASPDPMVTAGIRCEPFKVEMVIRGYITGSAWREYKKGVRSICGLSLPDGLRENQKFESPVITPTTKADEGHDENISKEEILAQGLVSREDYEQLEEYTYALFKRGTEMAAEKGLILVDTKYEFGKKDGKIYLIDEIHTPDSSRYFYSEGYKERFDKGEEQRQLSKEFVRKWLMDNGFQGQPGQKIPEMTDEYCNSVSERYIELYEKIVGKKFVKADAKALEKRIENNITEYLTH is encoded by the coding sequence ATGAATACGTTAACAAAAACAAATTATAATTTCCCGGGACAATCAGGTGTTTATTATGGAAAAGTACGCGACGTATACAGCATTGGAAGCGACACGCTGGTAATGATTACCACCGACCGCATTTCAGCATTCGATGTGGTATTACCAAAGGGAATCCCATATAAGGGGCAGGTACTAAACCAGATAGCAGCCGACTTTCTCGATGCCACTTCCGATATTGTACCCAACTGGAAAACTGCCTCTCCCGATCCGATGGTTACAGCAGGAATACGTTGTGAACCGTTTAAGGTAGAAATGGTTATCCGCGGCTACATCACGGGAAGTGCATGGCGCGAATACAAGAAAGGGGTACGTTCCATTTGCGGGCTTTCGTTACCTGATGGATTGCGGGAAAATCAGAAGTTTGAATCACCTGTTATCACTCCTACCACTAAAGCAGATGAAGGGCATGATGAAAACATCTCGAAAGAGGAGATTCTAGCCCAGGGGCTGGTAAGCAGGGAAGATTACGAACAGCTGGAAGAATACACGTATGCACTGTTCAAAAGAGGGACTGAAATGGCTGCTGAAAAGGGGCTTATTCTGGTGGACACCAAATACGAGTTTGGCAAAAAAGATGGTAAAATATACTTGATAGATGAGATTCACACACCCGACTCGTCACGCTATTTCTACAGCGAAGGGTATAAAGAGCGTTTCGATAAGGGAGAAGAGCAAAGGCAGCTATCGAAAGAGTTTGTACGCAAATGGCTTATGGATAACGGATTTCAGGGGCAACCCGGACAAAAAATTCCCGAAATGACAGATGAATATTGCAACAGCGTTTCGGAAAGATATATTGAATTGTACGAAAAAATTGTGGGAAAGAAATTTGTGAAAGCAGATGCGAAAGCTCTGGAAAAACGCATTGAGAATAATATTACTGAATATTTAACCCACTGA
- a CDS encoding PhoH family protein — protein MIERIILIENVDPVVFFGINNSNIQLLKTLFPKLRIVARGNVIKVIGEEEELMAFGAKIHELEKFSNEMNVLKEEDILDIVKGKAPSVVNVDNLIIHGLNGKPILARTFNQKKLVEVFDFNDMVFAIGPAGSGKTYTAIALAVRALKTKQVRKIILSRPAVEAGEKLGFLPGDMKEKIDPYLQPLYDALEDMIPPLKLKEYLENKIIQIAPLAFMRGRTLNDAVIILDEAQNTTKPQIKMFLTRLGLNAKMIVTGDITQIDLPSSQQSGLIHAMKVLYGIKGIATVEFNKKDIVRHKIVQRIVEAYEKEDALVRSRADKSHNTSNINAEDTR, from the coding sequence ATGATTGAACGCATTATACTCATTGAAAATGTAGACCCGGTAGTATTTTTCGGCATCAACAACAGTAATATCCAGCTGTTGAAAACACTGTTCCCAAAACTTAGAATAGTAGCAAGAGGAAATGTTATCAAGGTAATTGGAGAAGAGGAGGAATTAATGGCGTTCGGAGCAAAAATTCATGAGCTGGAGAAATTCAGCAACGAAATGAATGTGCTGAAAGAGGAAGACATTCTTGACATAGTGAAGGGTAAAGCGCCCTCGGTGGTGAATGTGGACAACCTCATTATTCACGGGCTTAACGGAAAGCCTATATTAGCTCGTACCTTCAACCAGAAAAAACTGGTTGAAGTATTCGACTTTAACGACATGGTGTTCGCAATTGGCCCTGCCGGATCGGGGAAGACCTATACGGCTATTGCCCTGGCTGTACGCGCATTGAAAACAAAGCAGGTACGCAAGATCATACTCAGCCGCCCGGCAGTAGAAGCAGGCGAAAAACTGGGGTTTCTTCCGGGAGACATGAAGGAGAAAATTGATCCTTACCTTCAACCACTGTATGATGCCCTTGAGGATATGATCCCCCCCTTAAAACTGAAAGAGTATCTCGAAAATAAAATAATTCAGATAGCACCTCTGGCTTTTATGCGCGGGCGTACCCTCAACGATGCGGTTATTATACTTGATGAAGCACAGAACACCACGAAGCCACAGATAAAAATGTTCCTTACCCGCCTTGGGTTAAACGCGAAAATGATTGTAACAGGTGACATCACACAAATAGACCTGCCAAGTTCGCAACAGTCGGGACTAATTCACGCAATGAAGGTGCTGTATGGTATCAAAGGCATCGCCACGGTTGAATTCAATAAAAAAGATATTGTGCGTCATAAGATTGTACAGAGAATAGTTGAGGCGTATGAGAAAGAAGATGCGTTAGTACGCTCAAGAGCAGACAAAAGTCATAATACCAGCAACATAAATGCGGAGGATACAAGATAA
- a CDS encoding amidophosphoribosyltransferase, translating into MTDSIKHECGIAVIRLLKPLEYYYKKYGTWQYGLDKLYLLMEKQHNRGQEGAGLGAVKLEATPGSEYIFRERALGSGAISEIFSKVHDAFRQFTPDQLNDIEFVKKVVPFASELFIGHLRYSTSGKIGLTYVHPLLRRNNWASRSLALAGNFNMTNVDEMFQQLLSEGQHPRDYADTFVILESIGHYLDREVQYQYDHLEKNNIDGQEVSYLIEERLDIPFLLKRASKNWDGGYALSGLIGSGDAFTLRDPWGIRTAFYYHDSEVAVVASERPVIQTAFNLKKDDVHELQPGEAFIVKRNGTVSLHQILPKKEKITPCSFERIYFSRGSDYDIYRERKKLGELLVPEIIKAIDDDFDNTVFSFIPNTAEVAYFGMLQGLEDHFNHKKAAIILEKGSTLTKEEVDRILSKRVRSEKVAIKDIKLRTFISQGNTRNDLAAHVYDVTYGSLKRGLDNLVIIDDSIVRGTTLKQSIIKILDRLDPKKIIIVSSSPQIRYPDCYGIDMTRMSEFIAFKSAIELLKERGMHHVIDETYEKSVAQSHKSKEEIVNYVKDIYAPFTEEEISEKIACMLTSNDIKAKVQIVFQRIEDLHKACPNHRGDWYFSGNYPTPGGNRLVNNAFINYIEGHENKHRQYILNFT; encoded by the coding sequence ATGACTGACAGCATTAAGCATGAATGCGGTATCGCGGTAATCCGGCTTCTCAAACCGCTTGAATATTATTACAAAAAGTATGGTACATGGCAATATGGCCTGGACAAACTCTACCTTCTTATGGAGAAGCAACATAACCGCGGCCAGGAAGGTGCCGGGCTAGGCGCCGTTAAGCTGGAGGCAACCCCGGGAAGTGAATATATTTTCAGAGAGCGTGCACTGGGCTCAGGCGCAATTTCTGAAATATTCTCAAAGGTTCATGACGCGTTCAGGCAGTTTACACCAGATCAGCTTAACGATATTGAATTTGTAAAAAAGGTAGTACCGTTTGCCTCGGAGCTGTTTATAGGCCATCTTCGGTATAGCACATCAGGAAAAATAGGGCTCACCTATGTACACCCTCTGTTACGCCGTAACAACTGGGCATCGAGAAGCCTTGCCCTTGCAGGAAATTTCAACATGACAAATGTTGACGAAATGTTTCAACAACTCCTGTCGGAGGGACAACACCCTCGCGATTATGCCGATACTTTCGTCATACTGGAATCGATAGGCCATTATCTAGACCGAGAAGTACAATATCAATACGATCATCTGGAAAAAAACAATATCGACGGACAAGAGGTAAGTTATTTGATTGAAGAAAGACTTGACATCCCATTCCTTTTAAAGCGAGCCTCCAAAAACTGGGACGGCGGCTACGCCCTTTCAGGATTAATTGGGAGTGGAGACGCGTTTACACTTCGCGACCCGTGGGGTATACGCACCGCATTTTATTACCACGATAGTGAGGTAGCTGTGGTAGCTTCGGAGCGTCCGGTTATTCAAACTGCTTTTAATCTTAAGAAAGACGATGTGCACGAACTGCAGCCTGGAGAAGCATTTATTGTGAAGCGAAACGGTACCGTCAGCCTTCACCAGATCCTCCCGAAAAAAGAAAAAATAACCCCTTGCTCTTTCGAACGTATATATTTTTCACGCGGATCGGATTATGATATTTATCGTGAACGCAAAAAACTGGGTGAACTGCTTGTTCCGGAAATAATTAAAGCAATTGATGACGATTTCGACAACACAGTTTTCTCTTTCATACCCAATACCGCTGAAGTGGCATACTTCGGGATGCTTCAAGGGCTGGAAGATCATTTCAACCACAAGAAAGCGGCCATCATTCTCGAAAAAGGCAGTACACTTACCAAAGAGGAAGTTGACCGGATTCTTTCCAAACGAGTCCGTTCTGAAAAAGTTGCCATCAAAGATATCAAGCTCCGTACTTTTATATCGCAGGGGAATACCAGGAACGACCTTGCAGCTCATGTATACGATGTTACCTATGGCTCTTTGAAAAGAGGTTTGGACAACCTGGTTATTATCGATGACAGTATTGTACGTGGAACAACTTTAAAACAGAGTATTATCAAAATACTGGACAGGCTTGACCCCAAAAAGATTATTATTGTATCATCTTCCCCTCAGATACGCTATCCTGATTGTTATGGTATAGACATGACGCGTATGAGCGAGTTTATTGCTTTCAAGTCGGCCATTGAGCTTCTTAAGGAACGCGGTATGCACCACGTGATTGATGAAACATACGAAAAATCGGTAGCTCAAAGCCACAAGAGTAAGGAAGAGATTGTGAATTACGTGAAGGATATTTACGCACCTTTTACTGAAGAGGAGATCTCTGAAAAGATTGCATGTATGCTTACTTCCAATGATATTAAGGCTAAGGTCCAGATAGTTTTTCAACGTATAGAAGATTTGCACAAGGCGTGCCCCAACCATCGGGGCGACTGGTATTTCTCGGGCAACTATCCCACGCCAGGGGGCAATCGTCTTGTGAACAACGCTTTTATCAATTATATAGAAGGACACGAAAATAAACATAGACAATATATACTTAATTTTACATAA
- the dgt gene encoding dGTP triphosphohydrolase: MNWKQLLSAKRFGMEHYKGAKKHERTEFQRDYDRLIFSSPFRRLQNKTQVFPLPGSVFVHNRLTHSLEVSSVGRSLGENVARALREKYPRSAAHFEEIGSIVSAACLAHDLGNPPFGHSGEKAISTFFSEGSGTYLKTPVEEEGGRWADFTFFEGNANALRLLMHQFRGRRRGGFAMTYATLGSIVKYPYSSELSGGKNKFGFFASEEDDYRNIAVDLGIDVLNGNPLKLARYPLVYLVEAADDICYQVMDIEDAHKLHLVSTEKAMELMLGFFDEEGRRKRTATLSYVSDVNEQISYLRAGVIGLLVEECSEVFTDNEEMILNGEFTGSLIKHISPVAVSAYNNCSDFAFHKIYRSKDVLDIELAGYRIIGFLLDVFTNAIQNKDHAYSKLLLDRIPDQYETNSPSMYGKIQSVIDYISGMTDVYALDLYRKITGMGLPDI, translated from the coding sequence ATGAATTGGAAACAGTTATTATCTGCAAAGAGATTTGGAATGGAGCATTATAAGGGTGCAAAAAAACATGAGCGCACAGAATTTCAACGAGATTATGACAGGCTGATCTTCTCTTCTCCCTTTCGGCGCTTGCAGAACAAAACGCAGGTTTTTCCGCTACCCGGTAGTGTGTTTGTGCATAACAGGTTGACACATAGTCTGGAAGTGTCCAGCGTGGGGCGTTCGCTGGGAGAAAATGTGGCGCGCGCACTGCGAGAAAAGTATCCACGATCGGCAGCACATTTCGAAGAAATTGGTTCGATTGTTTCTGCCGCTTGTTTGGCGCACGATTTAGGCAATCCGCCATTCGGGCACTCAGGGGAGAAGGCTATCTCCACATTTTTTTCTGAGGGGAGCGGGACTTATTTAAAAACACCGGTTGAGGAGGAGGGTGGGAGGTGGGCCGATTTTACCTTTTTCGAAGGTAATGCTAATGCTCTACGGTTGCTTATGCATCAGTTCAGGGGAAGAAGAAGAGGCGGTTTCGCGATGACATACGCCACACTGGGCTCAATAGTTAAATATCCATACTCATCTGAATTGAGCGGAGGAAAAAACAAGTTCGGTTTTTTCGCATCGGAAGAGGATGATTACAGGAATATTGCCGTTGACCTGGGTATAGACGTGCTGAACGGCAACCCGTTGAAGCTGGCACGTTATCCTCTGGTATATCTTGTGGAGGCTGCCGACGATATCTGTTACCAGGTAATGGATATAGAGGATGCCCACAAGCTGCATCTGGTATCTACTGAGAAAGCGATGGAGCTGATGCTCGGTTTTTTTGATGAAGAGGGCCGTCGCAAGCGCACCGCCACATTATCGTATGTAAGCGATGTAAATGAGCAGATTTCTTATCTGCGTGCAGGGGTGATCGGATTACTTGTGGAAGAATGTTCTGAAGTATTTACCGATAATGAAGAGATGATTCTCAACGGGGAGTTTACCGGTTCTCTTATCAAACATATTTCCCCTGTGGCTGTGAGTGCCTACAATAACTGTTCTGATTTTGCCTTTCATAAAATTTATCGTTCTAAAGATGTGCTTGATATTGAACTTGCAGGATATCGTATAATAGGTTTTTTACTTGATGTTTTCACCAATGCTATCCAAAATAAAGATCATGCCTATTCAAAGCTACTTTTGGACAGAATTCCCGATCAGTATGAAACCAATTCACCAAGCATGTACGGGAAAATTCAATCAGTTATTGATTACATATCGGGTATGACAGATGTTTATGCATTGGATCTGTATCGCAAAATCACAGGCATGGGTTTGCCCGATATCTGA
- a CDS encoding GYF domain-containing protein, translating to MNHYFYIDAAGKQKGTFSPEELGQESIKRDTLVWTQGMEQWKRAEEVDELQYLFYGTYSTPQPTNAPHPSSYGQASAVPGYREQPVMPKSWLVESILVTILPFMLCSSFLSLLGIIGIVYASQVESFYNRGDYAAAAEASRSAGKWTKIAMWIAIGWILLIIISITLFMVFIGSFAAIPGLSDLINT from the coding sequence ATGAACCACTATTTCTACATTGACGCTGCGGGAAAGCAAAAAGGGACTTTCTCTCCTGAGGAGCTTGGACAAGAGAGTATAAAAAGAGACACCCTTGTATGGACACAAGGAATGGAGCAATGGAAACGTGCTGAAGAGGTTGACGAGCTGCAGTATCTTTTTTACGGTACATACAGTACACCTCAACCAACTAATGCGCCTCACCCTTCATCTTATGGGCAGGCTAGTGCTGTACCTGGGTACCGTGAGCAGCCCGTCATGCCCAAATCGTGGCTTGTGGAGTCTATTCTTGTGACTATCTTGCCATTTATGCTGTGCAGCAGCTTCCTGAGCCTTCTCGGAATCATCGGTATAGTATATGCGTCTCAGGTTGAATCCTTCTACAACAGAGGAGACTATGCCGCAGCAGCTGAGGCTTCGCGGTCTGCTGGCAAATGGACCAAAATTGCCATGTGGATAGCAATAGGATGGATACTGTTGATAATAATCTCAATAACTCTTTTTATGGTGTTTATTGGATCTTTTGCTGCTATACCAGGACTAAGCGATTTGATAAATACTTAA
- a CDS encoding CD225/dispanin family protein codes for MEKNYNMEDQNFTQPPIPPQQENHADNIPPLKPGNWLWQSILATIFCCIPFGIVGIVYAAKVDSLYFNGMYAESERAAQKAKMWTLIAFGTGLLYLIIWIILLSTGNLPSYMENIIENNASGYNF; via the coding sequence ATGGAAAAAAATTATAATATGGAAGATCAAAATTTCACACAGCCACCTATTCCGCCACAGCAAGAGAATCATGCAGATAACATTCCTCCTTTAAAACCGGGTAACTGGCTATGGCAGTCTATTTTAGCTACAATATTCTGCTGCATACCATTTGGAATTGTTGGAATTGTTTATGCAGCCAAGGTCGATTCGTTATATTTCAACGGAATGTATGCCGAATCGGAAAGGGCTGCTCAAAAAGCTAAGATGTGGACACTTATAGCTTTTGGTACAGGATTATTGTATCTGATTATTTGGATAATTCTTTTATCTACAGGTAATTTACCTTCATACATGGAAAATATTATTGAGAACAATGCAAGCGGCTACAATTTTTAA
- a CDS encoding DUF2752 domain-containing protein codes for MKKNKGLAIGSAIGFLLMVALFVFYRFDPSVKPFFPKCPFLLATGYECPGCGSQRAIHSLLHLDIRTAFRQNAFMVLALPYIILGIYLEYLGGKEQYPKIEKFFFGRWAAVVLLVVIFAYWILRNLF; via the coding sequence GTGAAAAAAAACAAGGGATTAGCAATTGGTTCTGCCATAGGTTTTCTTCTTATGGTAGCTCTTTTTGTGTTTTATCGCTTCGATCCATCGGTGAAGCCGTTTTTCCCGAAATGCCCTTTCCTTCTCGCAACCGGTTACGAATGCCCGGGGTGTGGCTCACAAAGGGCTATTCACAGCTTGCTGCATCTTGATATCAGAACTGCATTCAGACAGAATGCTTTTATGGTGCTTGCACTGCCTTATATCATTCTGGGTATTTATCTGGAGTATTTAGGAGGGAAAGAGCAATACCCGAAGATCGAAAAATTCTTTTTTGGCAGATGGGCGGCTGTGGTACTGTTGGTTGTAATTTTTGCCTATTGGATATTGAGAAATCTGTTTTAA